The following are from one region of the Bradyrhizobium septentrionale genome:
- a CDS encoding DUF2277 domain-containing protein, producing MCRNIKTLFNFEPPATEDEIHASALQFVRKLSGFNRPSQSNEAAFNLAVTEVSDAARKLLISLQTAAPVRDREVEAEKARERSRLRFG from the coding sequence ATGTGCCGCAATATCAAGACGCTGTTCAACTTCGAGCCGCCCGCCACCGAGGACGAGATCCACGCCTCCGCGCTGCAATTCGTGCGCAAGCTGTCCGGCTTCAACAGGCCGTCGCAGTCCAATGAAGCCGCCTTCAATCTTGCGGTAACCGAGGTCTCGGACGCCGCGCGCAAGCTCCTGATCTCGTTGCAGACCGCGGCGCCCGTCCGTGATCGCGAGGTGGAGGCGGAGAAGGCGAGGGAGCGTTCGCGCCTGCGGTTCGGCTGA
- a CDS encoding DUF2188 domain-containing protein, with the protein MSHVIYKVVQHDGGWAYTVNGVFSEPFPTHAAALAAARRAANEQRVPGRTEAIQYETSDGKWLTETAAGNDRPETEVEDGR; encoded by the coding sequence ATGAGCCACGTGATCTACAAGGTCGTCCAGCACGATGGCGGCTGGGCCTATACCGTCAACGGGGTGTTCTCGGAACCGTTTCCAACCCATGCCGCGGCGCTTGCCGCGGCCCGGCGCGCCGCCAACGAGCAACGTGTTCCCGGGCGCACCGAGGCAATCCAGTATGAGACGTCGGACGGCAAATGGCTGACCGAAACCGCCGCCGGCAACGACCGCCCGGAGACCGAGGTTGAAGACGGGCGCTGA
- a CDS encoding ArsR/SmtB family transcription factor: MGSSQSVQTGFSRIAEALGDPVREAMVSALADGKALPAGELAAVAGISPQGASAHLQKLVDARVLSVWAQGRFRYYRIRDDDVAALIENLVDLAAKSAAKTSAGRRRAMPAEQLRQSRTCYHHLAGQLGVLLSNALIRRRLVAIDGRDGRVTEQGLAWCRAEQIDFDPARQPHLRLCNDWTERVPHLAGPFANAVLTRLVEMRGVAPHRIRRALRITDRGRAFFDRLGVQVPF; the protein is encoded by the coding sequence GTGGGATCATCCCAATCGGTGCAGACGGGATTTTCGCGGATCGCCGAGGCGCTGGGCGATCCGGTGCGGGAGGCGATGGTCAGCGCGCTGGCCGACGGCAAGGCGCTGCCGGCGGGCGAGCTTGCTGCGGTCGCCGGTATTTCGCCGCAGGGCGCCAGCGCGCATCTGCAGAAGCTGGTGGACGCGCGCGTGCTCTCGGTGTGGGCACAGGGCAGGTTCAGATATTACCGGATCAGGGACGACGATGTCGCGGCGCTGATCGAGAACCTGGTCGATCTCGCCGCCAAGAGCGCTGCCAAGACCTCCGCCGGGCGCCGGCGTGCGATGCCGGCCGAGCAGCTCAGGCAATCGCGCACCTGCTACCATCATCTTGCGGGCCAGCTCGGGGTGCTGCTGTCCAATGCGCTGATCCGCCGCCGGCTTGTCGCCATCGACGGCCGCGATGGTCGCGTGACCGAGCAGGGGCTGGCCTGGTGCCGGGCCGAACAGATCGATTTCGATCCGGCGCGGCAGCCGCATTTGCGGCTCTGCAATGACTGGACCGAGCGCGTGCCGCATCTCGCCGGTCCCTTCGCCAATGCCGTGCTGACGCGGCTGGTCGAGATGCGCGGCGTTGCACCGCATCGGATTCGGCGCGCGTTGCGGATCACCGACCGGGGACGGGCGTTCTTCGATCGGCTTGGCGTGCAGGTTCCGTTCTGA
- a CDS encoding nuclear transport factor 2 family protein: MTANSTDAERIYRLWDEALGNKNLEAALALYAPDASIESPLVQHLMQTRDGIVRGRDTLREFITRVFRTNPPQRRRFKQGFFSDGRVLTWEYPRQSPDGDQMDLVEIMEIENGLIQRHRVYWGWYALNVLRES; this comes from the coding sequence ATGACGGCCAACAGCACCGACGCGGAACGCATCTACAGGCTCTGGGACGAAGCCCTCGGCAACAAGAACCTCGAGGCGGCACTGGCGCTTTACGCACCCGACGCCTCGATCGAGAGCCCTCTGGTTCAGCACCTGATGCAGACCAGAGATGGGATCGTCCGCGGCCGGGACACGCTGCGCGAGTTCATCACGCGCGTGTTCCGAACCAACCCGCCGCAGCGCCGCCGCTTCAAGCAGGGCTTCTTCAGCGACGGCCGGGTCCTCACCTGGGAATATCCGCGGCAATCGCCCGACGGCGATCAGATGGATCTCGTCGAGATCATGGAGATCGAGAATGGCCTGATCCAGCGTCACCGCGTCTATTGGGGATGGTATGCGCTGAACGTGCTCAGGGAGAGCTAA
- a CDS encoding alpha/beta fold hydrolase: protein MAADYPAPQDGEWIAKDFRFHSGEVMPELRLHYTTLGAPTGQPVLVLHGSGGSAASMLTPTFAGQLFGPGQPLDASKYYIIIPDGIGHGKSSKPSDAMRSSFPKYDYNDMVDAQYRLVTEGLGIKHLRLVIGNSMGGMHTWIWGVRYPQMMDILVPMASQPSAMAARNWILRRTMLETIRNDPDYNGGNYTSQPRMMKYAIAAYRFASAGGTLGYQTLAPTAPQADKMVDDQLALPVTADANDYIYQWEASHDYDPSTGMEKIEATLLAINAADDERNPPETGVTEAAVKRIRNGKIYLIPASNETRGHLTTGDAKFYSRQLQELLQTAPQHAT, encoded by the coding sequence ATGGCTGCAGATTATCCCGCTCCGCAGGATGGCGAGTGGATCGCGAAGGACTTCAGGTTTCACAGCGGCGAGGTGATGCCGGAACTGCGGCTGCACTACACCACACTCGGCGCGCCGACCGGACAGCCGGTGCTGGTGCTGCACGGTTCCGGCGGCTCGGCCGCCAGCATGCTGACGCCGACCTTTGCCGGCCAGCTGTTCGGCCCGGGCCAGCCGCTGGATGCGTCGAAATACTACATCATCATCCCGGACGGCATCGGGCACGGCAAATCCTCCAAGCCGTCGGATGCGATGCGGAGCAGCTTCCCGAAATACGACTACAACGACATGGTCGATGCGCAGTACCGGCTCGTCACCGAGGGGCTCGGCATCAAGCATCTGCGGCTCGTGATCGGCAACTCGATGGGCGGCATGCACACCTGGATCTGGGGCGTGCGCTACCCGCAGATGATGGACATTCTGGTGCCGATGGCCTCGCAGCCATCAGCGATGGCCGCGCGCAACTGGATCCTTCGGCGAACGATGCTGGAAACAATCCGCAACGATCCCGACTACAATGGCGGCAACTACACCAGCCAGCCGCGGATGATGAAATACGCCATCGCGGCCTATCGCTTCGCGAGCGCCGGCGGCACGCTCGGCTATCAGACACTGGCGCCGACAGCGCCGCAGGCCGACAAGATGGTCGATGACCAACTGGCGCTACCGGTCACGGCTGACGCCAACGACTACATCTACCAGTGGGAGGCCTCGCATGATTATGATCCGTCCACCGGGATGGAGAAGATCGAGGCCACTCTGCTCGCGATCAACGCTGCCGACGATGAACGCAATCCACCGGAGACCGGCGTCACCGAGGCCGCGGTGAAGCGGATCAGGAACGGCAAGATCTATCTGATCCCGGCAAGCAACGAGACGCGCGGCCATCTCACGACCGGCGACGCCAAATTCTATTCCAGGCAATTGCAGGAATTGCTGCAGACCGCGCCCCAACACGCGACGTAG
- a CDS encoding MmcQ/YjbR family DNA-binding protein produces MSANRFRRVALSLPEVVEGAHHGHADFRVGKRIFATLGYPDQDWGMVKLTPEQQAMVVEAEPEIFRPVPGGWGRSGSTNVRLAKADQVTLRSALSMARDNIAVKPAKKARAKTPS; encoded by the coding sequence ATGTCGGCAAATCGCTTCCGTCGCGTTGCGCTGAGCCTGCCCGAGGTGGTCGAAGGCGCGCATCACGGCCACGCCGATTTCCGTGTCGGCAAACGCATCTTCGCAACGCTCGGCTATCCCGACCAGGATTGGGGCATGGTGAAGCTGACGCCGGAGCAACAGGCGATGGTGGTCGAGGCCGAGCCGGAGATCTTCCGGCCGGTGCCGGGCGGCTGGGGCAGAAGCGGCAGCACCAACGTCCGTCTCGCGAAAGCCGATCAGGTCACACTGCGCAGCGCACTCAGCATGGCCCGGGACAATATCGCGGTGAAGCCTGCGAAGAAGGCGCGTGCGAAGACGCCCTCCTGA
- the bfr gene encoding bacterioferritin: MQGDPKVIDYLNKGLRSELTAINQYWLHYRMLNNWGLLEMAKVWRKESIEEMEHADKFVDRILFLDGFPNLQVLDPLKIGQDVKEIIECDLAAEIGARTLYQEAATYCHGVKDYVSRDLFEKLMKDEEDHIDFLETQLDLIKRIGLELYTQKHVGHLKGEES, from the coding sequence ATGCAAGGCGACCCGAAGGTCATTGATTATCTGAACAAGGGGCTGCGCAGCGAACTGACCGCCATCAATCAGTACTGGCTGCACTACCGGATGCTCAACAATTGGGGCCTCCTGGAGATGGCCAAGGTCTGGCGCAAGGAGTCCATCGAGGAGATGGAGCACGCCGACAAGTTCGTCGATCGCATCCTGTTCCTCGACGGCTTCCCGAACCTGCAGGTGCTCGATCCCTTGAAGATTGGCCAGGACGTCAAGGAGATCATCGAGTGCGATCTGGCCGCCGAGATCGGCGCCCGCACGCTCTATCAGGAGGCGGCGACCTACTGTCACGGCGTCAAGGATTACGTCAGCCGCGACCTGTTCGAGAAGCTGATGAAGGACGAGGAAGACCACATCGACTTCCTCGAGACCCAGCTCGACCTGATCAAGCGCATCGGTCTTGAGCTCTACACCCAGAAGCACGTCGGTCATCTGAAGGGTGAGGAGTCCTGA
- a CDS encoding (2Fe-2S)-binding protein yields MIVCSCNVLSDHDVRNAVSAGGPVTRNAKQVYGCLGCSAECGRCARTIKAIIDEALGPCAKACCAGCPHAGHPHAANEDDAESTEFALAAC; encoded by the coding sequence ATGATTGTCTGTTCCTGTAACGTCCTCAGCGACCACGATGTCCGCAATGCCGTGAGTGCCGGCGGGCCCGTGACACGCAATGCCAAGCAGGTGTACGGCTGCCTCGGCTGCAGTGCCGAATGCGGCCGCTGCGCGCGCACCATCAAGGCGATCATCGACGAGGCGCTCGGTCCCTGCGCCAAGGCCTGCTGCGCCGGCTGTCCCCATGCCGGCCATCCGCATGCTGCCAATGAGGACGACGCCGAGTCGACCGAATTCGCGCTCGCGGCCTGCTAA
- a CDS encoding lytic murein transglycosylase — MRWPATIAAFALLLCAPLQRPAHAADAAFTQFIASLWPEAKEAGVSRETFDRETRSLEPDYKLPDLILPGRPKTGAPAQAEFVQVPADYIKEASIARLAAEGQRLLQKYRPSLDAIEKRFGVPSTIVLAIWGRETDYGRYSLPYDTLRVVATQAYVGRRKDQYRTEFILALKILGEGAVTRKELRSSWAGATGYTQFLPSEYYKHGVDLDGDGRVDIWHSVPDALASAAQQLVNKGWQPGVRWAYEVTPPANVDCTMGVPEVTKQISQWLRAGFVPVRGQKLNATEQAQSASLLQPEGIYGPAFLTTPNYFVIKEYNFSDLYVLFVGHLADRMTSPQPFATPWAASKQLRSADVEAMQQQLTRIGLYKDKLDGKAGMQTRAALGAYQKQAGLKVDCWPSEAVLRAMNGAR; from the coding sequence ATGAGATGGCCAGCAACCATTGCCGCATTCGCGCTGCTGCTGTGTGCGCCGCTGCAGCGGCCCGCACACGCGGCCGACGCGGCGTTCACCCAGTTCATCGCCTCGCTGTGGCCGGAGGCCAAGGAGGCCGGCGTGTCGCGCGAAACTTTTGATCGCGAGACGCGCTCGCTCGAGCCCGACTACAAGCTGCCCGATCTGATCCTGCCCGGACGTCCCAAGACCGGCGCGCCGGCGCAGGCCGAGTTCGTGCAGGTGCCGGCCGATTACATCAAGGAAGCCTCGATCGCGCGGCTCGCGGCGGAGGGGCAACGGCTGCTGCAGAAGTATCGTCCGTCGCTCGATGCGATCGAGAAGCGGTTCGGCGTTCCCTCGACCATCGTGCTGGCGATCTGGGGCCGCGAGACCGACTACGGCCGCTATTCGCTGCCCTACGACACGCTGCGCGTGGTGGCGACGCAGGCCTATGTCGGCCGCCGCAAGGATCAGTACCGCACCGAGTTCATCCTCGCGCTCAAGATCCTCGGCGAGGGCGCGGTGACGCGCAAGGAGCTGCGCTCATCCTGGGCGGGCGCGACCGGCTACACCCAGTTCCTGCCGTCGGAGTATTACAAGCACGGCGTCGATCTCGACGGCGACGGCCGGGTCGACATCTGGCACTCGGTGCCGGATGCGCTCGCTTCGGCCGCGCAGCAGCTCGTCAACAAGGGCTGGCAACCGGGCGTGCGCTGGGCCTATGAGGTGACCCCGCCCGCCAATGTCGACTGCACGATGGGTGTGCCTGAGGTGACCAAGCAGATCAGCCAGTGGCTGCGGGCAGGCTTCGTGCCGGTGCGCGGACAGAAGCTCAACGCTACCGAGCAGGCGCAATCGGCCTCGCTGCTGCAGCCCGAGGGCATCTACGGTCCCGCCTTCCTGACCACGCCGAACTACTTCGTGATCAAGGAGTACAATTTCTCCGATCTCTACGTGCTGTTCGTCGGCCATCTCGCCGACCGCATGACGAGCCCGCAGCCCTTCGCGACGCCATGGGCGGCCTCGAAGCAGCTGCGCTCGGCCGATGTCGAGGCGATGCAGCAGCAGCTGACGCGGATCGGCCTCTACAAGGACAAGCTCGACGGCAAGGCCGGGATGCAGACCCGCGCGGCGCTCGGCGCCTATCAGAAGCAGGCCGGGCTGAAGGTCGATTGCTGGCCGAGCGAGGCGGTGCTGCGCGCGATGAACGGGGCGCGCTAA
- a CDS encoding toll/interleukin-1 receptor domain-containing protein has translation MRIFLSFPSELESQADSIAQSLRNCDHDVFFSHDDLPPGDSFDARVEKAIESSDFMVFLISPESVTKGRYTLSELAFARTKWPNPSNRVLPVMMAPTPLDQVPTYLKAVTILEPQGSAAAETRAAVDRMLAAESAQSRGRSSLPFVALALASAVICSLIATYALNVLQYSFVVSDAGGITILPGVVFGAAVAACNVMFGARDRFQLALVVAITTAAWIAAYDASAVTLQALGQYARTVPIDGNAANPAQITETLGNNPYMGYLIGGIGGAVGGAITILGVLLTNPAFRRIDSVVVTWIAAIAAGIVYGAIVRLPTLLGWLVLFGVWQTAFILAMARGFPRGAAQIPEWLGGSAPALFGSRSAR, from the coding sequence ATGCGCATATTTCTGTCATTTCCCTCCGAACTGGAATCGCAGGCTGACAGCATCGCCCAGTCGCTACGCAATTGCGACCATGACGTTTTCTTTTCGCACGACGACCTTCCGCCGGGCGACAGCTTCGATGCGCGCGTCGAAAAAGCCATCGAAAGCAGCGATTTTATGGTGTTCCTGATCAGTCCGGAATCGGTGACCAAGGGGCGCTACACGCTGAGCGAACTCGCCTTTGCCCGGACCAAATGGCCGAACCCGAGCAACCGCGTGCTGCCGGTGATGATGGCGCCGACCCCGCTCGACCAGGTTCCGACCTATCTCAAGGCGGTCACGATCCTCGAACCGCAAGGCAGCGCCGCCGCCGAGACGCGAGCCGCGGTGGACCGCATGCTGGCAGCCGAGAGCGCGCAGTCGCGCGGCCGATCCAGCTTGCCCTTCGTCGCGCTGGCGCTTGCATCCGCCGTCATCTGCAGCCTGATCGCGACCTATGCGCTCAACGTCCTGCAATATTCGTTCGTCGTCTCCGACGCCGGCGGGATCACGATCCTGCCCGGCGTGGTCTTCGGCGCGGCGGTTGCAGCGTGCAATGTCATGTTTGGCGCCAGGGACCGGTTTCAGCTGGCGCTGGTGGTCGCAATCACGACGGCGGCATGGATCGCGGCCTACGATGCCAGCGCGGTCACACTTCAGGCGCTCGGCCAGTATGCGAGGACCGTGCCGATCGACGGCAATGCCGCGAACCCGGCCCAGATTACCGAGACGCTCGGCAACAATCCCTACATGGGTTACCTGATCGGCGGCATCGGCGGCGCCGTCGGCGGAGCCATCACCATTCTCGGCGTGCTGCTGACCAACCCGGCGTTCCGGCGGATCGACAGCGTCGTGGTGACCTGGATCGCGGCCATCGCTGCCGGGATCGTTTACGGCGCGATCGTTAGGCTGCCGACCTTGCTGGGTTGGCTGGTGCTGTTCGGCGTCTGGCAGACCGCGTTCATCCTCGCGATGGCGCGCGGATTTCCGCGCGGCGCGGCGCAGATCCCCGAATGGCTCGGCGGATCCGCGCCGGCATTGTTCGGCTCACGCTCGGCACGGTGA
- a CDS encoding TIGR00645 family protein, which yields MSAISDAPAPAKGRSLRPVPMLIFGSRWLQLPLYVGLIIAQGVYVVLFLKELWHLFAHAFDFSEQQIMLAVLGLIDVVMISNLLVMVIVGGYETFVSRLNLQGHPDEPEWLSHVNASVLKIKLAMAIIGISSIHLLRTFIEAGALSSGKGNYTETGVMWQTIIHCVFILSAIGIAIVDKLSNDSIEGAKQQTEH from the coding sequence ATGTCCGCCATTTCAGACGCGCCCGCCCCCGCGAAGGGCCGGTCGCTGCGTCCCGTTCCCATGCTGATCTTCGGGTCGCGCTGGCTGCAATTGCCGCTTTATGTCGGCCTCATCATCGCCCAGGGCGTCTATGTTGTGCTGTTCCTGAAGGAACTCTGGCACCTGTTCGCCCATGCCTTCGACTTCAGCGAGCAGCAGATCATGCTGGCCGTGCTCGGCCTGATCGACGTCGTCATGATCTCGAACCTGCTCGTGATGGTGATCGTCGGCGGCTACGAGACCTTCGTGTCGCGGCTCAATCTGCAAGGACATCCCGACGAGCCGGAATGGCTCAGCCATGTCAACGCCAGCGTGCTGAAGATCAAGCTGGCGATGGCGATCATCGGCATCTCCTCGATCCATTTGCTGCGCACCTTCATCGAGGCGGGCGCGCTGTCGTCGGGCAAGGGCAACTACACCGAGACCGGCGTGATGTGGCAGACCATCATCCACTGCGTCTTCATCCTGTCGGCGATCGGCATCGCCATCGTCGACAAGCTGTCGAACGACTCGATCGAAGGTGCCAAGCAGCAGACCGAGCATTAG
- the ettA gene encoding energy-dependent translational throttle protein EttA — MARQFIYFMQGLTKAYPTRKVLDNVHLSFYPDAKIGVLGVNGSGKSTLLKIMAGLDKEYNGEAWVAEGARVGYLEQEPHLDPALNVRENVMLGVAKQKAILDRYNELAVNYSDETADEMTKLQDEIEAQGLWDLDSKVDQAMDALRCPPDDADVTKLSGGERRRVALCRLLLDQPELLLLDEPTNHLDAESVSWLEGHLRNYPGAILIVTHDRYFLDNVTGWILELDRGRGIPYEGNYSSWLQQKQKRLEQEGREDAAHQKTLAREQEWIASSPKARQAKSKARYQRYEELLKQASEKQTQTAQITIPVAERLGQNVVDFEGLSKGFGDRMLIDDLTFKLPPGGIVGVIGANGAGKTTLFRMITKQEEPDKGSITVGESVHLGYVDQSRDALDGKKTVWEEISGNNELILLGKKEVNSRGYCSSFNFKGADQQKKVGALSGGERNRVHLAKMLKSGANVLLLDEPTNDLDVDTLRALEEALEDFAGCAVIISHDRWFLDRIATHILAFEGDSHVEWFEGNFQDYEKDKMRRLGQDSIIPHRVKYKKLTR, encoded by the coding sequence ATGGCTCGCCAGTTCATCTATTTCATGCAGGGTCTGACCAAGGCATATCCGACCCGAAAAGTGCTCGATAACGTCCATCTGTCGTTCTACCCGGACGCCAAGATCGGCGTGCTCGGCGTCAACGGCTCGGGCAAGTCGACGCTGCTCAAGATCATGGCCGGCCTCGACAAGGAATATAACGGCGAGGCCTGGGTCGCCGAGGGCGCCCGCGTCGGCTATCTCGAGCAGGAGCCGCACCTCGATCCCGCGCTCAACGTCCGTGAAAACGTCATGCTCGGCGTCGCCAAGCAGAAGGCGATCCTCGACCGCTACAACGAGCTGGCGGTCAATTATTCGGACGAGACCGCCGATGAGATGACCAAATTGCAGGACGAGATCGAGGCCCAGGGCCTGTGGGATCTCGACAGCAAGGTCGACCAGGCGATGGACGCGCTGCGCTGCCCGCCCGACGATGCCGACGTCACCAAGCTCTCGGGCGGTGAGCGCCGCCGCGTCGCGCTGTGCCGCCTGCTGCTCGACCAGCCGGAATTGCTGCTGCTCGACGAACCGACCAACCATCTCGACGCCGAGTCGGTGTCGTGGCTGGAAGGCCATCTGCGCAACTATCCCGGCGCGATCCTGATCGTGACCCACGACCGCTACTTCCTCGACAACGTCACCGGCTGGATCCTCGAGCTCGACCGCGGCCGCGGCATCCCCTACGAGGGCAACTATTCGTCCTGGCTGCAGCAGAAGCAGAAGCGGCTGGAGCAGGAAGGCCGCGAGGACGCCGCCCACCAGAAGACGCTGGCCCGCGAGCAGGAGTGGATCGCGTCCTCGCCAAAGGCGCGTCAGGCCAAGTCCAAGGCGCGCTACCAGCGCTACGAAGAGCTGCTGAAACAGGCCAGTGAAAAGCAGACCCAGACCGCGCAGATCACGATCCCGGTCGCCGAACGGCTGGGCCAGAACGTCGTCGACTTCGAAGGCCTCAGCAAGGGTTTTGGCGACCGCATGCTGATCGACGACCTTACCTTCAAGCTGCCGCCGGGCGGCATCGTCGGCGTGATCGGTGCCAACGGCGCCGGCAAGACCACACTGTTCAGGATGATCACCAAGCAGGAAGAGCCGGACAAGGGCTCCATCACGGTCGGCGAAAGCGTTCATCTCGGCTACGTCGACCAGTCGCGCGACGCGCTCGACGGCAAGAAGACGGTGTGGGAAGAGATTTCAGGCAACAACGAGCTGATCCTGCTCGGCAAGAAGGAAGTCAACTCGCGCGGCTATTGCTCGTCGTTCAACTTCAAGGGCGCCGACCAGCAGAAGAAGGTCGGCGCGCTGTCAGGCGGTGAGCGCAACCGCGTGCATCTCGCCAAGATGCTGAAGTCGGGCGCCAACGTGCTGCTGCTCGACGAACCGACCAACGACCTCGACGTCGACACGCTGCGCGCGCTGGAAGAGGCGCTGGAGGATTTCGCCGGCTGCGCCGTCATCATCAGCCACGATCGCTGGTTCCTCGACCGCATCGCGACCCACATCCTGGCCTTCGAAGGCGACAGCCATGTCGAATGGTTCGAAGGCAACTTCCAGGATTACGAAAAGGACAAGATGCGCCGGCTCGGCCAGGACAGCATCATCCCGCATCGCGTGAAGTACAAGAAGCTGACGCGCTGA
- a CDS encoding D-2-hydroxyacid dehydrogenase family protein, with the protein MTRLRCAILDDYFDIALSVADWPAIKDRVDVTVFDKPFTSEADTAAKLKDFEIVCAMRDRTPFPRSLLDALPKLKLLITSGMRNAAIDMEAAKDRKVVLCGTQYSRDPTAPLTMGLILELTRGIGRENARMHAGEAWQTFAGTEIEGKTLGVIGLGKLGSRVAGMAKAFGMNVIAWSPNLTPEKCKEAGVGYASKDELFATADIITIHVVLSPRSRGLVGAADLARMKPSALLVNTARGPIVDEDALLVALRDKKIAGAGIDVFSVEPLPSDHPLRKLDNVVITPHLGYATRESLQTHYQQMLECIDAFTKGAEPPRRLG; encoded by the coding sequence ATGACGCGGCTGCGCTGTGCAATCCTCGACGACTATTTTGACATCGCGCTTTCGGTGGCCGACTGGCCGGCGATCAAGGACCGGGTCGACGTCACCGTGTTCGACAAGCCGTTCACGAGCGAGGCGGATACCGCGGCGAAGCTGAAGGATTTCGAGATCGTCTGCGCGATGCGCGATCGCACGCCGTTCCCGCGCAGCCTGCTCGATGCGCTGCCCAAGCTCAAGCTCCTGATCACCTCGGGCATGCGCAACGCCGCAATCGACATGGAGGCCGCCAAGGACCGCAAGGTGGTGCTGTGCGGCACCCAATACAGCCGCGATCCCACCGCGCCCCTGACCATGGGCCTGATCCTGGAATTGACCCGCGGCATCGGTCGCGAGAATGCGCGCATGCACGCCGGCGAAGCCTGGCAGACCTTTGCCGGCACCGAGATCGAGGGCAAGACGCTTGGCGTCATCGGCCTCGGCAAGCTCGGCAGCAGGGTCGCTGGCATGGCCAAGGCGTTCGGCATGAACGTCATCGCCTGGAGCCCCAACCTCACGCCGGAGAAGTGCAAGGAGGCCGGCGTCGGCTATGCCAGCAAGGACGAACTGTTCGCGACCGCCGACATCATCACCATCCATGTCGTGCTGAGCCCGCGCTCGCGCGGACTGGTCGGCGCCGCCGATCTGGCGCGCATGAAGCCGTCCGCCCTTCTCGTCAACACCGCGCGCGGGCCGATCGTCGACGAAGATGCACTCCTTGTCGCTCTGCGTGACAAGAAGATCGCCGGCGCCGGCATCGACGTCTTCTCGGTCGAGCCGCTGCCATCAGATCACCCGCTGCGCAAGCTCGACAACGTCGTGATCACGCCGCATCTCGGCTACGCAACGCGCGAGAGCCTCCAGACGCACTATCAGCAGATGCTCGAATGCATCGACGCTTTCACCAAGGGTGCCGAGCCGCCGCGGCGACTGGGCTGA
- a CDS encoding L,D-transpeptidase, with protein MMINRILTICAAAALGVAGTSLAHAQQRYPAPQGTAYSTAPQPYSQGSMPDFDGLDDEDAPQNSAALPPPGPVTSPDDPRYGRPMNAPVYSDRGAPTGPVMSPDDPRYGRPMGPPPVIYGDRSPGAPPQGYRDNGVPAAGVAYGDDRNGMRPPEAVGAAGVTGTVPPQQAPVDANGKPLQIASLPADEQPEDGPAQLAPNLRRQEVAFATKEPAGTIVVDTPNTYLYYILGNGRAIRYGVRVGRDGFTWTGVQKITRKAEWPDWHPPTEMIERQPYLPRFMAGGPGNPLGARAMYLGSTVYRIHGTNQPSTIGKFVSSGCIGMLNDDVSDLFERTKVGTRVVVLPGGAAPGTTTAFAAPPANPMAPTQAQAAPLPGTQPTSVQPLPAPVTVR; from the coding sequence ATGATGATCAACCGCATTCTGACGATTTGCGCTGCCGCGGCTCTCGGCGTGGCAGGAACCTCGCTTGCGCATGCGCAGCAGCGTTATCCGGCTCCCCAGGGCACCGCCTATTCGACGGCGCCGCAGCCCTACTCGCAGGGCAGCATGCCGGATTTCGACGGACTCGACGATGAAGATGCGCCGCAAAATTCAGCCGCGCTGCCGCCGCCCGGCCCGGTGACGTCGCCGGACGACCCGCGCTATGGCCGTCCGATGAACGCTCCGGTCTATTCCGACCGTGGTGCGCCGACTGGCCCGGTGATGTCGCCCGATGATCCGCGCTATGGCCGGCCGATGGGACCGCCCCCGGTGATCTATGGCGATCGCTCGCCGGGCGCGCCGCCGCAGGGCTATCGCGACAATGGTGTTCCGGCCGCCGGCGTTGCCTATGGCGACGACCGCAACGGCATGCGTCCGCCCGAGGCGGTTGGCGCGGCCGGCGTCACCGGAACGGTGCCGCCGCAGCAGGCGCCGGTCGATGCCAATGGCAAGCCGCTGCAGATCGCGTCGTTGCCGGCGGACGAGCAGCCGGAAGACGGGCCGGCGCAACTGGCGCCGAATCTGCGTCGGCAGGAAGTGGCGTTCGCGACCAAGGAGCCGGCAGGCACCATCGTCGTCGATACGCCGAACACCTACCTCTATTACATCCTGGGCAATGGCCGGGCGATCCGTTATGGCGTCCGCGTCGGCCGCGACGGCTTCACCTGGACCGGCGTGCAGAAGATCACTCGCAAGGCCGAGTGGCCGGATTGGCATCCGCCGACGGAGATGATCGAGCGTCAGCCCTATCTGCCGCGCTTCATGGCCGGCGGCCCCGGCAATCCGCTCGGCGCCCGTGCGATGTATCTCGGCTCGACGGTGTATCGTATCCACGGCACCAACCAGCCCTCGACCATCGGCAAGTTCGTCTCGTCGGGCTGCATCGGCATGCTGAACGATGACGTCTCGGACCTGTTCGAGCGCACAAAGGTCGGCACCCGCGTGGTTGTCCTGCCTGGCGGCGCCGCCCCGGGAACGACGACGGCCTTCGCCGCGCCGCCCGCCAATCCGATGGCGCCGACCCAGGCCCAGGCCGCGCCGCTGCCCGGCACGCAGCCGACGTCGGTCCAGCCGCTGCCCGCGCCGGTGACGGTCCGCTAG